The Sabethes cyaneus chromosome 3, idSabCyanKW18_F2, whole genome shotgun sequence DNA window tctgattttttgctgTACAATTGCTTATTAAGCATTTGATTCCTGAATATTGGCTATCTAACGGTTGTATAATCTATTGTTCAAAGAAAATGTTTGATGGCGTATGgatacagagcgagttaatgaacgatTCAGGTAAAAAATAGCCATATTTCGTACtactatacaataaaaagttggaaaaactggcagccgaaaaataattaaagtgaaagtacattcaaaactgattttaaaacATGTTAAGTCATTTGTATCTTTTAGTattttcatcatttaatttccattttcaaaaaatgttactcagtcttttagagACATAGGTATATCAAAATATCACTGTGCACTAACAGCTGAAGAGCTAATTTATGTGAAGAGTAGTGATGATGTGATATCTCGTTCAtgctaacgctaacatgttggcatcgaaaacattGTATCGCTAACACaagtggtcggtgttaagtcagaccgaaccaagtaacaaaattctgatttcgagaaaaacgtgtttaaagtttgctgctctgtatggtttatagctatcaatcgttcgaaatcatcttataactctggctgtttgcaacatttaaatATGTTATCTGACTAGATCTAAAGTAAAATGTAGCTCAAAAATTCTtggtcgtttgctgtcattaactcatttttttaaattttgctactCGGTCCAAAAGCCAAGTCCAAAAGTccaattccgttatcgaaatttgaccttttgtttttatacgcCAGACTTGCGACTCGGTCCGGTCTGATTTTTAGACCGACCAAGTGTTAGTGATAGATGGTATAGTCAAACTTGTGCATATGCGAACGCCTTACGAACACTAGAACACTATGACAGGTTAGTAAACCCTCTTGCCATCAGAAACCACTTTATCTATATCTGTATCTATattctttaataatctaagaataaactcacaacagctacctgaaattaaattcaaaagaaaactttccaattgaattcttgtatatttattcttgacaggtacgtatttcgcctacgacttgcaggcttcctcagtttcTGCTTTCGAACTGAGGAAGACACTGAGGAAGTctgcaagtcataggcgaaatacgtatctgtcaagaataaatatacaagaactcaattggaaagttttcttttgaatttaatttcatgttacgtattctactaagacgctccaaaaacttcagtcacaaCAGCTAACTTCTGCCTCTAGGGTAAAAATTCGTGATTATTCTTAATGTTTGTAAGCAAGGCCTAGATGTTACATTCCATGTTTCTTTTGTTATTATTAGACAGACTTTGCAGTGAGCTATTATATAGGTCAGAATAACTACGGGGCAATCCTATCGACTTTaacagttgtttgtattgaggcAATAATTCAACGACCCAAGCTTCACCATCATCGAAGACATTCCTGTTGAAACGGGTCAGGTATCGCGAAGCGCCATTTAACATTTCTCCAGAGATTTTTCAATAGCCGCtgttaaaaataatttcagCACGTATCAAATTTTCGCAGTTGCTAATTAACGAAAACGAAAGCCGCAATGTGCTGGCGAGCACTAAACTACACCGGCAACAGCAACTGATGTCGCAGTGAGGCTATCTGTTGTCATGGGATTGAGGTTTCAAGATCTGTCTTCAAGCTGGAAGTGATAACTGTATACGAAATGAGTAATCATTCTAAATTGGAGTTCAATCAAAGCTAACAGATTTAACTGCTAGATAAGTATCAGGACAAAAATAGTCCGTTATTTATTTTTAGTTCTTCCTAGAATTCTTCACGAGAATTTCAAATTAACCAACAACGCAACGAGTGGACGCAAACCCTTATTGACTTCATCGGAGGCATGTAAACTGTTCGCTGCGACATGTTTTGAAGTTGCTGGTTCAAAAATAAGTCATGGTACAATGAACCATTTAGCACAAATTTCGCAATCCAATGTTAATTGATCCACTGAATCTACGCGATAACGATCAAAGCGCTTTTATATCAACTGTCTCAGTCGAAATCAATCAGTTGCCGAGGAATTCCCGAAGGGATAAGACATTCAACTATATTTTGACAATCCAATTTTTTAAGTTATCGAAATGTCGGAAATTGAGgtatatatattttatattcaaaatgaacagtgtgttTACAGTCACAATCAGAACTCACTTGCGATTCTATTAAAATTAATCTAGATTTACAATGATTCTATTCAGTTCGTGTGTGACCTGTGCTCGCTGAGGTACTCCACCTTCGAGATACTGATGACCCACAACCGGATCAAGCATTACCATTCGATACGGTTTAGGTGCGGATTTTGCAATGAAGCTTTCATGAACGAAGACGACCTGCACTGTCACTTGATTCTAACGCACCGCGTTGATCCGTACAATCTAGACGACGGTCAAATGATAGAGCAACGGCGTGCTATTACCGATACGGTGCTCAGCGAGGATGAGAAACGAAGCATTATGATCCGTTGTGATTGTCCCAGTAATGACGAAGAAAACGATGACGCCGAAGATCAGATAGACCCCTTGGAAGAATACGAACAGCTAGAGTTGGACTATAATGAATTGTTCAAGCAGCGCAAACGGAGCGCACTGACGGCGGAAGAAATTTTGGAGTTAACCGATGTCTTCAAAAAATCATCCGATGCGCTATGTATATCCAAATTGCACTTTTAAGTCACGCGGCCGTTGATGCTGACCCGCGAAGAAGGTGCTAATTTCCGGGCTGGATCCGAAACGGTACCGCGCTCTTAGTAAGCTGGGTTTACCTTCAACATGGCGTTAATTGAATTATTGCAGATGACGTGTGCTGTTTGGGTGATGCGTTAATTTTATTCGTATATGTGCTTTCCTTTAGTTATTTTCATATTGAAAATAAGTGTGATGTGAAGATGCCAAGTATATAATAAcagtatttttgttttagtAAGTTACTTATGATTAATACGTTGATGTAGCTTTTAAAAGTTCCAAAGGTTTTGGATCACTAAAAAGCGTTGGTTTACattacttttttacttttactGCATATTACAAATTCTTAGAAccgattcgaaaaaaaaataaaatatttatacaattttaagGAATAAAACTGGAAACATATATGATTGATTTAGTAATTTAAAATTaccgaaaagtaaaaaaatgtttaacTGTAAATTTATTTTACTCAACCTGTTAGTCAAGAGTATCAACTGATAGATTGTCCATTCCAAATGTAGACTGCTTACACCTTCAGTAGTGTAGAATATAGAACCTGATACAGCTAGAGCAATAAATGGTGCTGTAGCAATCTCTCGACGTTATTTTTTATATAGTAAATGGACATCAAAAGAAATCGACAGCTTTAAACCGACCGACAATTGTGGTTGAATCATAGAAATAATGAAATGATTCTTTTTCACTCAGTTTAATGAAAAACAACGAAGTATAAAGTTAACAGAAAAATTCAGCTGTTCTTGTTTTATGGAGCATTACAAACTTGAGGtactattttcattatttgtcAACCTCTTTAACATCTTTCAGCTAATCTTTGTAGTTCCCTCTATTTTAGCCTTGACTGTGACCTGATGGAAGATAAAACGGGTGACTATTAAAAGTTAAACATTCACAGTGCGACATAGTCCTCAAAGAGGTGTGTCCATTGATACTTTCTAACACTATTTTCGCTAAACATTATCGGTTCGTCAAAAAATTAATATTCTGTGTCTAATTCGATAGCTGAAACTGATAATCGAAAATAGCAGTTACGCTAATGCAACGTTGACACACTGACAGTTTATTAAAAGAGGGCCACTCTGATCTCAATCTTCAGTAGCACCTTCAGTGGCTCCTGACGGCCTGGGGGTTTAATAACCAGTCTTAtcacaacaaacatttttgttgaatactagcttatcaagcgcttgtttatTGGAAATTAGTTGtaaaatggttgaataaactgctcttcAAATAAACTATCATGACATACGTTTCGCCCCATTATCTGTTACCAAGCAACAGATATCCATTcagaaacatttttttctggaatggatcattgaagacaaggggtttccaacagcagcgattactacgcaccttcgaaaaaagttacttttgattactttactgattacctctgattaccagtaatcaatctcttgtgattactatgaattaatcatgattactaaTGATTatttaagattatcattgattactctactgattaccattgattacctaattaattcgtaaatgattacaaaagtaatctctgattactacgcacttacaCGTCTCACTGGAAACCCCTAGATTGAAGATAGCTGGTTTTGAAGTTACGACTTTTTTTGACGCTAGTATATTAAGACGgttttagagtgactatatacagagtggcgacaatgtcaaaattggaatgataattatctgtcagtgtcattccaatcgagcagacaacctatccaacgcgtatgcaggaaagagaaagaaaaacctaggataaaccgcattgcatacatttgggatgacttggcgccactctgtatatagtcactctagacggtttaatgtacactagcgccagaaacaACTAGTTGTCACTCCAAAACTAGCTACATTCATTGATccattcttggataaaatttcaaattaaaattgccTTATATACTAG harbors:
- the LOC128743808 gene encoding uncharacterized protein LOC128743808, translating into MSEIEIYNDSIQFVCDLCSLRYSTFEILMTHNRIKHYHSIRFRCGFCNEAFMNEDDLHCHLILTHRVDPYNLDDGQMIEQRRAITDTVLSEDEKRSIMIRCDCPSNDEENDDAEDQIDPLEEYEQLELDYNELFKQRKRSALTAEEILELTDVFKKSSDALCISKLHF